One Bradyrhizobium zhanjiangense DNA segment encodes these proteins:
- a CDS encoding DUF1236 domain-containing protein — MRNRILALAALCVAIGSPLAAQAQSDVTVGRAPAVVDSSPTIAADQRVAFRDYVVEQRVPPFRIPDRVVVGAILPESGITYYDVPQRFGATTYRYTVVNGETVLVEPRSRRIVEVLN; from the coding sequence ATGCGAAACAGGATTCTTGCGCTCGCGGCGCTGTGCGTTGCGATCGGCTCGCCCCTCGCGGCACAGGCGCAAAGCGATGTCACGGTGGGACGCGCGCCCGCCGTGGTCGACAGCAGCCCGACCATTGCGGCCGACCAGCGGGTAGCCTTCCGCGACTATGTCGTCGAACAACGTGTGCCGCCCTTCCGCATCCCGGATCGCGTGGTGGTCGGCGCCATCTTACCCGAGAGCGGCATCACCTATTATGACGTGCCGCAACGTTTCGGCGCCACCACCTATCGCTACACCGTCGTGAACGGCGAGACCGTGCTGGTCGAACCGCGCTCACGCCGCATCGTCGAGGTGCTGAACTGA
- the glyS gene encoding glycine--tRNA ligase subunit beta, which translates to MPELLLELFSEEIPARMQAKAADDLRRLVTDKLVAEGLVYEGAKAFATPRRLALTVHGIPARQPDLKTERRGPKVGGPDAAVQGFLKATGLKSLDEAKIQRDPKGDFYIALIEKTGRDAIDVLAEILPVIIRTFPWPKSMRWGARSAKPGSLNWVRPLHAITATFGLETEEPDVVKFSVDGIEAGQTTYGHRFLAPSAISVRRFADYEAKLLNAKVVLDPDRRKDAVLTDAKQLAFAQGFELVEDQNLLDEVAGLVEWPVVLMGSFEQEFLKTPDEVVRATIRNNQKCFVVRDPKTGKLANKFILVANIEATDGGKTIIGGNERVIRARLSDAKFFYETDLKTKLEDRLPKFEQIVFHEKLGTQAERIKRIERLAAEIAPLVGADVAKAMRAAHLAKADLLTEVVGEFPEVQGLMGKYYALAQGEDASVAAACEEHYKPQGPADRVPTDSVSVAVALADKIDTLVGFWVIDEKPTGSKDPYALRRAALGVIRLIAENALRLSLMEVAASALAGLSVKPADAQKLPSDLLAFFADRLKVQLREQGARHDLVDAVFALGGQDDLLMIVRRVEALGKFLDSDDGKNLLAGTKRASNILSIEEKKDKRTFDGAPDAALYSLNEEKALAKAIGEVKAEASAAVAKEDFAAAMSAMAKLRPPVDAFFDKVRVNDDDAKVRENRLKLLNEIRSATRAVADFSKIQD; encoded by the coding sequence ATGCCCGAATTGTTGCTTGAACTGTTCTCGGAAGAAATCCCCGCGCGCATGCAGGCCAAGGCGGCCGACGATCTGCGCCGCCTGGTCACGGACAAGCTCGTCGCCGAAGGCCTCGTCTATGAGGGCGCGAAAGCCTTCGCGACGCCGCGCCGCCTTGCGCTCACCGTGCACGGCATCCCTGCGCGCCAGCCTGATCTCAAGACCGAGCGCCGCGGACCGAAAGTCGGCGGCCCCGATGCGGCCGTGCAGGGCTTTTTGAAAGCGACCGGTCTGAAATCGCTGGACGAAGCCAAGATCCAGCGCGACCCGAAGGGCGACTTCTACATCGCGCTGATCGAGAAGACCGGCCGCGACGCCATCGACGTGCTCGCGGAAATCCTGCCCGTCATCATCCGCACCTTCCCCTGGCCGAAATCGATGCGGTGGGGCGCGCGCTCGGCCAAGCCCGGCTCGCTCAACTGGGTGCGTCCGCTGCACGCGATCACCGCGACCTTCGGCCTCGAGACCGAAGAGCCCGATGTCGTAAAATTCTCGGTCGATGGCATCGAGGCCGGCCAGACCACCTACGGCCATCGCTTCCTCGCGCCATCAGCTATTTCTGTCCGCCGTTTCGCGGACTACGAAGCCAAGCTCCTGAATGCGAAGGTCGTGCTCGACCCTGACAGGCGCAAGGACGCGGTCCTGACCGACGCCAAGCAGCTTGCCTTCGCGCAAGGCTTCGAGCTGGTCGAGGACCAGAACCTGCTCGATGAGGTCGCAGGCCTCGTCGAATGGCCGGTCGTGCTGATGGGCTCGTTCGAGCAGGAGTTCTTGAAAACTCCCGACGAGGTGGTCCGCGCCACCATCCGCAACAACCAGAAGTGCTTCGTAGTGCGCGACCCCAAGACGGGCAAACTCGCCAACAAGTTCATCCTGGTCGCCAACATCGAGGCCACCGATGGCGGCAAGACCATCATCGGCGGCAACGAGCGCGTGATCCGCGCGCGGCTCAGCGATGCAAAATTCTTCTACGAGACCGATCTGAAGACGAAGCTCGAGGATCGGCTGCCGAAGTTCGAGCAGATCGTGTTCCACGAGAAGCTCGGCACGCAGGCGGAGCGCATCAAGCGTATCGAACGCCTCGCCGCCGAGATCGCGCCGCTGGTCGGCGCCGATGTCGCCAAGGCGATGCGTGCCGCACATCTCGCCAAGGCGGATCTGCTGACCGAAGTGGTCGGCGAATTCCCGGAAGTGCAGGGCCTGATGGGCAAGTATTACGCGTTGGCACAGGGTGAGGATGCATCCGTCGCTGCTGCCTGCGAGGAGCATTACAAGCCGCAAGGTCCTGCCGATCGCGTGCCGACAGATTCGGTCAGCGTGGCTGTGGCGCTCGCGGATAAGATCGATACGCTCGTCGGCTTCTGGGTCATCGACGAGAAGCCGACGGGCAGCAAGGATCCGTATGCACTGCGGCGGGCAGCACTCGGGGTGATCAGGCTGATTGCCGAGAACGCGTTGCGTTTGTCGCTCATGGAGGTGGCGGCGTCCGCACTCGCCGGCTTGTCGGTCAAGCCGGCCGATGCGCAAAAGCTTCCGAGTGACCTGCTCGCCTTCTTCGCCGACCGCCTGAAAGTCCAACTCCGCGAGCAGGGGGCGCGGCACGATCTCGTCGATGCCGTGTTCGCGCTCGGCGGCCAGGACGATCTCCTGATGATCGTCCGCCGAGTCGAGGCGCTCGGCAAGTTCCTCGATAGCGACGATGGCAAGAACCTGCTCGCCGGCACCAAGCGCGCCAGCAACATCCTTTCGATCGAAGAGAAGAAGGACAAGCGCACGTTCGACGGCGCGCCCGATGCTGCGCTCTACAGCCTCAACGAGGAGAAAGCGCTGGCGAAGGCGATCGGTGAGGTCAAGGCGGAAGCGAGCGCTGCCGTCGCCAAGGAAGACTTTGCCGCCGCGATGAGCGCGATGGCGAAATTGCGTCCGCCGGTCGACGCGTTCTTCGACAAGGTCCGCGTCAATGACGACGATGCGAAGGTGCGCGAGAATCGGTTGAAGCTGCTGAACGAGATCCGCAGCGCCACGCGGGCGGTGGCGGATTTCTCGAAGATCCAGGATTGA
- a CDS encoding glycine--tRNA ligase subunit alpha translates to MDASLPAHMRPERSFQGLLLALQRYWADYGCVILQPYDMEVGAGTFHPGTTLRALGPRPWNAAYVQPSRRPKDGRYGENPNRLQHYYQFQVILKPSPPNLQELYLKSLAAIGIDSAVHDIRFVEDDWESPTLGAWGLGWECWCDGMEVSQFTYFQQVAGVECAPVAGELTYGLERLACYLQGVDRIMDLNFNGREGAEKVTYREVFFQAEQEYSRHNFEHADTAMLFEQFKMAETACKKYLDAGWKDEKREAHLMALPAYDQCIKASHVFNLLDARGVISVTERQSYIFRVRELAKACGEAWVHTEAGGAA, encoded by the coding sequence ATGGACGCCTCATTGCCCGCCCATATGCGCCCGGAACGCTCGTTCCAGGGCCTGCTCCTGGCCTTGCAGCGCTACTGGGCGGATTACGGCTGCGTGATCCTTCAGCCCTACGACATGGAAGTTGGCGCCGGCACCTTCCACCCCGGGACGACCCTGCGCGCGCTCGGTCCGAGGCCGTGGAATGCCGCCTATGTGCAACCCTCCCGCCGGCCCAAGGACGGCCGCTACGGCGAGAACCCGAACCGGCTCCAGCACTATTATCAGTTCCAGGTCATCCTCAAGCCGTCGCCGCCGAACCTTCAGGAGCTGTACCTGAAGTCGCTCGCGGCCATCGGCATCGATTCCGCCGTGCACGACATCCGCTTCGTCGAGGACGACTGGGAAAGCCCGACGCTGGGCGCCTGGGGCCTGGGGTGGGAGTGCTGGTGCGACGGCATGGAAGTCAGCCAGTTCACCTATTTCCAGCAGGTCGCTGGCGTCGAATGCGCGCCGGTCGCGGGCGAGCTCACCTACGGGCTCGAGCGGCTGGCCTGCTATCTGCAAGGCGTCGACCGCATCATGGATCTGAACTTCAACGGTCGCGAGGGCGCCGAGAAGGTCACCTACAGGGAGGTGTTCTTCCAGGCCGAGCAGGAATATTCGCGGCACAATTTCGAGCACGCTGACACCGCGATGCTGTTCGAGCAATTCAAGATGGCCGAAACGGCCTGCAAGAAATACCTCGATGCCGGCTGGAAGGACGAGAAGCGCGAGGCGCATCTGATGGCGCTGCCGGCTTACGACCAGTGCATCAAGGCGAGCCATGTCTTCAACCTGCTCGACGCGCGCGGCGTGATTTCGGTGACGGAGCGACAGAGCTACATCTTCCGGGTCCGCGAGCTGGCGAAAGCCTGCGGCGAAGCCTGGGTGCACACCGAAGCCGGTGGAGCGGCCTGA
- a CDS encoding S49 family peptidase gives MAEQLNDRESSGLADKLMQYLPARFRPGAAIVPVVRLSGVIGAVTPLRPGMTLATVARVLERAFSYRNAKAVALVINSPGGSPVQSRQIYLRIKQLAAEKKLPVLVFVEDVAASGGYMIACAGDEIICDPSSILGSIGVVGGSFGFQEAIRRLGVERRLYTAGAHKAMLDPFLPENPDDVAKLKAIQREIHQIFISLVKDSRGARLKGADDTLFTGEYWAGESAIALGLADGIGDIRSTLRARYGEKVLTPVIAQPTGLLSGLLGRKAPGAGQLSALESMAGLPDELISAVETRAIWAKFGF, from the coding sequence ATGGCCGAACAATTGAACGATCGTGAGAGTTCCGGCCTGGCCGACAAGCTCATGCAATATCTGCCGGCGCGTTTCCGGCCCGGCGCGGCAATCGTGCCGGTGGTGCGGCTATCCGGCGTAATCGGCGCAGTGACGCCGCTGCGTCCGGGCATGACGCTCGCGACCGTCGCACGGGTGCTGGAGCGGGCGTTTTCGTATCGGAACGCGAAGGCGGTGGCGCTGGTGATCAATTCGCCCGGCGGCTCGCCGGTGCAGTCGCGCCAGATCTACCTGCGCATCAAGCAGCTCGCGGCGGAGAAGAAGCTGCCCGTGCTGGTCTTCGTCGAGGACGTTGCGGCCTCGGGCGGCTACATGATCGCCTGTGCCGGCGATGAGATCATCTGCGATCCCTCTTCGATCCTCGGCTCGATCGGCGTGGTCGGTGGCAGTTTTGGTTTCCAGGAGGCGATCAGGCGGCTCGGCGTCGAGCGGCGCCTCTACACCGCCGGCGCCCACAAGGCGATGCTCGACCCGTTCCTCCCCGAGAACCCGGATGACGTCGCCAAGCTGAAGGCGATCCAGCGCGAGATCCACCAGATCTTCATCTCGCTGGTAAAGGACAGCCGCGGCGCGCGGCTGAAGGGCGCGGACGACACCCTGTTCACGGGAGAATACTGGGCCGGCGAGAGCGCGATCGCGCTGGGGCTCGCCGACGGCATCGGTGATATCCGCTCAACTCTTCGTGCCCGCTATGGCGAGAAGGTTCTCACCCCGGTGATCGCGCAGCCGACTGGGCTCCTCTCCGGCCTTCTGGGCCGGAAAGCGCCCGGCGCGGGGCAGCTTTCGGCCCTGGAATCAATGGCCGGCCTGCCGGACGAGCTGATCTCGGCGGTCGAGACGCGGGCGATTTGGGCGAAATTCGGGTTCTAG
- a CDS encoding tRNA1(Val) (adenine(37)-N6)-methyltransferase: MIEAPADITEDAFLGGQLRLKQKRSGHRAGHDAILLAAATEARAGDRVVDLGAGIGAAGLALARRVAGINLSLVEIDPELAELARANAAANGIAAEAIVLDVTADAQAFAAHGLVPDSVDVVLMNPPFNDPARHRGSPDQARHTAHVASEETLNAWVHAARRILRSNGVLTLIWRADGIADVLAALSRGFGSLSILPVHGEAGRPAIRVLVRAVKGGRAPTRLLPGLMLNDESGVPKKEVKEILEGRAVLPLAEP; encoded by the coding sequence ATGATTGAGGCGCCGGCTGATATCACCGAGGACGCCTTTCTCGGCGGGCAGTTGCGCCTGAAGCAGAAGCGGTCCGGCCATCGCGCCGGGCACGACGCCATCCTGCTCGCGGCGGCGACCGAGGCCAGGGCAGGCGATCGCGTGGTCGATCTCGGCGCCGGCATCGGCGCGGCGGGCCTCGCGCTCGCCCGGCGCGTGGCGGGGATCAACCTCAGCTTGGTCGAGATCGATCCGGAGCTGGCGGAGCTTGCGCGGGCCAACGCCGCGGCGAATGGAATTGCCGCCGAAGCGATCGTGCTCGACGTCACGGCCGATGCCCAGGCATTTGCGGCACATGGGCTCGTGCCCGACAGCGTCGACGTGGTGCTGATGAACCCGCCTTTCAACGATCCGGCTCGGCATCGCGGGTCGCCGGACCAGGCGCGTCACACCGCCCATGTCGCGAGCGAGGAGACGCTGAATGCATGGGTGCATGCGGCGCGGCGCATCCTGCGATCGAATGGCGTGCTGACATTGATCTGGCGTGCAGATGGGATTGCCGACGTCCTGGCAGCGCTGTCACGCGGCTTCGGCAGCCTGTCGATTCTTCCGGTTCATGGGGAAGCCGGACGTCCCGCGATCCGGGTGCTGGTGCGCGCGGTCAAAGGCGGCCGGGCGCCGACGCGACTGCTGCCGGGCCTCATGCTCAACGACGAGTCAGGCGTCCCTAAAAAAGAGGTGAAGGAGATTCTGGAGGGGAGGGCGGTGTTGCCGTTGGCGGAGCCGTGA
- a CDS encoding DUF2007 domain-containing protein, whose product MRELVRTNDMVLVSAIGALLDGANIHHLVLDQNMSIIEGSLGILPRRILVHEDDALEARQLLTEAGLSHELRGDD is encoded by the coding sequence TTGCGTGAACTGGTTCGGACCAACGACATGGTGCTGGTGTCGGCGATCGGCGCACTGCTCGACGGTGCCAACATCCATCATCTGGTGCTGGACCAGAACATGAGCATCATCGAGGGCTCGCTCGGCATTTTGCCGCGCCGTATCCTGGTCCATGAAGACGACGCCCTCGAGGCCCGTCAGCTCCTCACCGAGGCTGGCCTCAGCCACGAACTGCGCGGCGATGATTGA
- a CDS encoding polyprenyl synthetase family protein yields the protein MAVIVPFETPGASIEELVTLVAGDMERVNATILSRTGSDVTMIPEVANHLISSGGKRLRPMLTLAMANLAGYTGDGHIKLAASVEFMHTATLLHDDVVDESEMRRGKLSARMLWGNEASVLVGDFLLGQAFRMMVEVGSLRALDILSAAAATIAEGEVMQLAAAKNTATTEDEYLAVIRGKTAELFAAACEVGPVIANRPKAEQTACRSVGMNLGIAFQLVDDVLDYGGKSAKLGKNTGDDFREGKITLPVVLAFRRGNDTERAFWIRALERGEIGDSDLDHAIGLMNKHRALEDTLSRAQHYGAMAVDALALFPPSPMKSALEQVVAFCLARSH from the coding sequence GTGGCCGTCATCGTACCTTTCGAAACTCCCGGCGCGTCGATCGAAGAGCTGGTTACCCTTGTCGCCGGTGACATGGAGCGCGTCAACGCCACGATCCTGTCGCGGACCGGTTCGGATGTAACCATGATCCCGGAGGTCGCCAACCATCTGATTTCCTCCGGAGGAAAACGACTGCGGCCGATGCTGACGCTCGCCATGGCCAACCTCGCCGGCTACACCGGCGACGGCCACATCAAGCTCGCCGCCTCCGTGGAGTTCATGCACACCGCGACGCTGCTCCACGACGACGTCGTCGACGAGAGCGAGATGCGCCGCGGCAAGCTGTCGGCGCGCATGCTCTGGGGCAACGAGGCGAGCGTGCTGGTCGGCGACTTCCTGCTCGGCCAGGCTTTTCGCATGATGGTGGAGGTCGGCTCGCTGCGCGCGCTCGACATCCTCTCCGCGGCTGCCGCCACCATCGCCGAGGGCGAGGTGATGCAGCTCGCGGCTGCCAAGAACACCGCGACCACTGAGGACGAATATCTCGCCGTGATCCGCGGCAAGACCGCCGAGCTGTTCGCGGCCGCCTGCGAGGTCGGCCCTGTCATCGCCAACCGTCCGAAGGCGGAGCAGACCGCCTGCCGCTCGGTCGGCATGAATCTCGGCATCGCCTTCCAGCTCGTCGATGACGTGCTCGACTATGGTGGCAAGAGCGCCAAGCTCGGCAAGAACACCGGCGACGATTTCCGCGAGGGCAAGATCACCCTGCCCGTCGTGCTCGCCTTCCGCCGCGGCAACGACACCGAGCGCGCCTTCTGGATCCGGGCGCTGGAGCGCGGCGAGATCGGCGATTCCGATCTCGACCACGCCATCGGCCTGATGAACAAGCACCGCGCCCTCGAGGACACGCTGAGCCGCGCCCAGCACTACGGCGCCATGGCGGTCGACGCGCTGGCGCTGTTCCCGCCCTCGCCGATGAAGAGCGCGCTGGAGCAGGTCGTGGCGTTCTGCCTGGCGCGGTCGCATTAG
- a CDS encoding winged helix-turn-helix transcriptional regulator, with the protein MQPKSPSILECPVGRAVETVGEWWSILILRDAFQGATKFDEFSQNLGIAPNILSRRLAHLTESGMFVRRRYHERPPRYEYVLTDKARDFFPVIVALLAWGNKHLAPKGESILLANRSDVRPLDPVVVDAADMRPITLTNAVVIAGPRASRGMRARLASLKAMNPAVAPAGD; encoded by the coding sequence ATGCAGCCCAAATCCCCTTCCATCCTGGAATGCCCGGTCGGCCGCGCCGTGGAGACGGTCGGCGAATGGTGGAGCATTCTGATCCTGCGGGATGCGTTTCAGGGCGCGACGAAGTTCGACGAGTTTTCGCAAAACCTCGGCATCGCGCCGAACATCCTGTCGCGGCGGCTCGCCCATCTCACCGAGAGCGGCATGTTCGTTCGCCGCCGCTATCATGAGCGGCCGCCGCGCTACGAATATGTGCTGACGGATAAGGCGCGGGATTTCTTCCCCGTGATCGTGGCGCTGCTCGCCTGGGGCAACAAGCATCTCGCTCCCAAAGGCGAATCTATCCTGCTGGCGAACCGAAGCGACGTTCGCCCGCTCGATCCTGTCGTCGTCGACGCCGCCGACATGCGTCCGATCACGCTCACCAATGCAGTCGTCATCGCAGGCCCCCGCGCCAGCCGCGGGATGCGTGCGCGGCTCGCTTCGCTCAAAGCCATGAACCCGGCCGTCGCGCCGGCTGGAGACTGA
- the fabF gene encoding beta-ketoacyl-ACP synthase II has protein sequence MRRIVVTGMGAVSPLGCGVELSWRRLLAGQSGLRPLPEWAQALPARIAGLVPDRTDDTEGGFDPAQAAAPKDQRKMDRFILFALLATAEAVTQAKWMPQDAAAQERTATIIASGVGGFPAMAEAVRITEQRGARRLSPFTIPSFLANLAAGHVSIKYGYKGALGTPVTACAAGVQAIGDAARMIRAGEADVAICGGAEACIDIVSLGGFAAARALSSGYNDEPARASRPFDRKRDGFVMGEGAGILVIEGLEHALARGATPIAEIVGYGTSADAYHMTSGPPDGDGARRAMEIALRQADLAPTDLQHLNAHATSTPAGDESELGAIGALFGRNRGIAVSATKSATGHLLGAAGGLEAIFTVLALRDQIAPPTLNLENPDPGADGIDIVSGAARPMPMQCAISNGFGFGGVNASVIFRRMG, from the coding sequence ATGCGTCGTATCGTTGTGACCGGAATGGGCGCAGTGTCGCCGCTTGGCTGCGGTGTCGAACTGTCCTGGCGCCGGCTGCTGGCCGGTCAAAGCGGGCTGCGCCCGCTGCCGGAATGGGCGCAGGCACTGCCGGCGCGCATTGCCGGGCTCGTGCCCGACAGGACCGATGACACCGAAGGCGGCTTCGATCCCGCACAGGCGGCCGCGCCAAAAGACCAGCGCAAGATGGACCGCTTCATCCTGTTCGCGCTGCTCGCCACCGCAGAAGCGGTGACGCAAGCCAAATGGATGCCGCAAGACGCAGCGGCGCAGGAACGGACTGCGACGATCATCGCCTCCGGCGTCGGCGGCTTCCCGGCGATGGCGGAAGCGGTGCGCATCACCGAGCAGCGCGGCGCGCGCCGGCTCTCGCCGTTCACGATCCCCTCGTTCCTCGCCAATCTCGCCGCCGGCCACGTCTCGATCAAATACGGCTACAAGGGCGCGCTGGGCACGCCTGTCACGGCCTGCGCCGCCGGCGTGCAGGCGATCGGCGATGCCGCGCGCATGATCCGCGCTGGCGAAGCCGACGTTGCGATCTGCGGCGGCGCGGAGGCCTGTATCGATATCGTCAGCCTCGGTGGCTTTGCAGCCGCACGTGCACTGTCGAGCGGCTACAACGACGAGCCCGCGCGCGCCTCGCGCCCGTTCGATCGGAAGCGCGACGGGTTTGTGATGGGCGAAGGCGCCGGCATCCTGGTGATCGAGGGGCTGGAGCATGCGCTGGCGCGCGGTGCAACGCCGATCGCGGAGATCGTCGGCTACGGCACGAGCGCGGATGCCTATCACATGACATCGGGTCCGCCCGATGGCGACGGCGCCCGCCGCGCCATGGAGATCGCGCTTCGGCAGGCGGATCTTGCGCCCACGGATTTGCAGCATCTGAACGCGCATGCGACGTCGACGCCGGCCGGCGACGAGAGCGAGCTTGGTGCGATCGGCGCGCTGTTCGGCCGTAACCGCGGCATTGCCGTGAGCGCGACCAAATCGGCCACCGGCCATCTGCTTGGCGCCGCCGGCGGTCTCGAGGCGATCTTCACGGTGCTCGCTTTGCGCGACCAGATCGCGCCGCCGACACTCAATCTCGAAAACCCGGATCCTGGCGCTGATGGCATTGACATCGTCTCCGGCGCAGCGCGGCCGATGCCGATGCAATGCGCCATCTCCAACGGCTTCGGCTTTGGCGGGGTCAATGCCAGCGTGATCTTCCGCCGGATGGGCTAA
- a CDS encoding LysE family translocator: MITTNFWLFLAAACLIAAIPGPGIFYVAARTLSEGRISGFASTAGTALGGLVHVVAGSLGISAIILASAELFAAVKFVGALYLVWLGIKTFRSAGRTLSLESEPVGDKRAFRDGVLVEALNPKTAAFFLAFVPQFLDPAGSNPTLHFIVLGAISVILNTLADVAVVLMASATRKQLIGRPHLMRRLTQGSGVFIAGLGLSLALARRPANG; the protein is encoded by the coding sequence ATGATCACGACGAATTTCTGGCTGTTCCTGGCAGCAGCCTGTCTCATTGCCGCCATTCCAGGCCCCGGCATTTTCTATGTCGCGGCACGGACCTTGTCGGAGGGACGCATCAGCGGCTTTGCGTCAACCGCGGGCACGGCGCTGGGCGGACTGGTTCATGTGGTGGCGGGCAGCCTCGGCATCTCCGCGATCATCCTGGCCAGTGCCGAACTGTTCGCGGCCGTAAAATTCGTCGGCGCGCTCTATCTGGTCTGGCTCGGTATCAAGACGTTCCGCAGCGCCGGCCGGACGCTGTCGCTCGAGAGCGAGCCCGTCGGCGACAAGCGCGCCTTCCGCGACGGTGTGCTGGTGGAGGCGCTGAACCCGAAGACCGCGGCGTTTTTCCTCGCCTTCGTTCCACAATTCCTGGATCCCGCGGGATCGAACCCCACGCTTCATTTCATCGTGCTCGGCGCGATCTCGGTGATCTTGAACACGCTCGCCGATGTGGCGGTGGTGCTGATGGCATCAGCAACGCGCAAGCAGTTGATCGGAAGGCCACATCTGATGCGGCGACTTACGCAAGGCTCGGGCGTCTTCATCGCCGGCCTTGGCCTGTCGCTCGCACTGGCGCGGCGGCCGGCAAATGGCTAG
- a CDS encoding alpha/beta fold hydrolase, with the protein MASAPQSRYYESHGLRLHYADWGNDGAPVAILVHGGRDHCRSWDVIAESLQPHFHVLAPDLRGHGDSDWTRGGSYALTEYVYDLAQLVRSIAAPQVTLIGHSMGGMVSLIFSGSFPDLVSKLVVLDGVTMLPDTPKPPVHERIGKWIAQLDKLHDRTPRRYASLEAAAAQMMLHNKRLARDLALHLATHGARRNEDDTYSWKFDPYQRASAPHRLWSDDHVALWSRIACPTLLLNAGESFLVGAKAAGLERYFRNARIETIAGAGHWLQHDRPQEVLGAIRKFLGLAAVSG; encoded by the coding sequence ATGGCTAGCGCCCCGCAAAGCCGCTATTATGAATCGCACGGCCTGCGGCTGCATTATGCCGACTGGGGCAATGACGGCGCGCCCGTCGCCATCCTGGTCCATGGCGGCCGCGATCATTGCCGGAGCTGGGACGTCATCGCAGAATCGTTGCAGCCGCACTTTCACGTGCTCGCACCCGACCTGCGCGGACACGGCGATTCCGATTGGACCCGAGGCGGCAGCTACGCGCTGACGGAATATGTGTACGATCTTGCCCAGCTCGTCCGCAGCATCGCAGCGCCTCAGGTGACGCTCATCGGGCATTCGATGGGCGGCATGGTCAGCCTGATCTTTTCAGGATCATTCCCCGATCTGGTCTCGAAGCTCGTCGTCCTCGACGGCGTGACCATGTTGCCGGACACGCCGAAGCCGCCGGTGCATGAGCGCATCGGCAAATGGATCGCCCAGCTCGACAAACTGCATGACCGCACGCCGCGCCGCTATGCGAGCCTCGAGGCCGCAGCCGCGCAGATGATGCTGCACAACAAGCGCCTCGCCCGCGACCTCGCGCTGCATCTCGCCACGCATGGCGCGCGGCGGAACGAGGACGACACCTATAGCTGGAAATTCGATCCCTACCAGCGCGCCAGCGCGCCGCACCGGCTCTGGTCGGACGACCACGTCGCGCTGTGGTCACGCATCGCCTGCCCGACGCTGCTGCTCAACGCCGGCGAAAGTTTTCTGGTGGGCGCAAAGGCAGCAGGCCTGGAACGGTATTTTCGGAACGCGCGCATCGAGACCATCGCCGGGGCGGGACACTGGCTGCAGCATGACCGGCCGCAGGAGGTGCTGGGCGCGATCCGAAAGTTTCTTGGGCTGGCAGCGGTCAGCGGCTAG
- a CDS encoding 4-(cytidine 5'-diphospho)-2-C-methyl-D-erythritol kinase, with protein MSALIEEGRAKVNLSLRVVGRRADGYHDLESVVAFADCADRLTLEPGGELKLTTTGPLAAACGDTADNLVLKAAKLLADAVPGLKLGAFVLDKVLPVAAGIGGGSADAAAALRLLARLNDLSLDDSRVQKVALATGADVPVCLQSRACDMTGVGEQLLSLALPSMPCVMVNPRVPVATKDVFKALGLRNGELLVGVTDVIRAPAWPEEGASIADWVDVLETVPNDLEAPAMRIEPVIGEVLEALRDSAGVKLARMSGSGATCFAIYGAPAEAHTAAEKIRRDHPGWWVHAGTLS; from the coding sequence ATGTCGGCGTTGATTGAAGAGGGACGGGCGAAGGTCAATTTGAGCCTTCGCGTCGTCGGCCGTCGTGCCGATGGCTATCATGATCTCGAAAGCGTGGTTGCGTTTGCCGACTGCGCCGACCGGCTGACGCTGGAGCCGGGTGGCGAACTGAAGCTCACCACCACCGGACCGCTGGCGGCAGCTTGCGGCGACACCGCCGACAATCTCGTGCTCAAGGCCGCCAAGCTTCTGGCCGACGCTGTGCCCGGCCTCAAGCTGGGCGCCTTCGTGCTCGACAAGGTGCTCCCGGTTGCAGCCGGCATCGGCGGCGGCTCGGCGGATGCCGCGGCGGCGCTGCGGCTCTTGGCGCGTCTCAACGATTTGTCGCTCGATGATTCCCGCGTTCAGAAGGTCGCGCTCGCGACCGGCGCGGACGTGCCGGTGTGTCTCCAATCGCGCGCCTGTGACATGACCGGGGTCGGCGAGCAGCTGCTGTCGCTCGCGTTGCCGAGCATGCCCTGCGTCATGGTCAATCCGCGCGTGCCGGTCGCGACCAAGGACGTGTTCAAGGCGCTGGGCCTGCGCAACGGCGAGCTCCTGGTCGGCGTCACCGACGTCATCCGCGCCCCGGCCTGGCCGGAGGAGGGGGCGTCGATCGCTGACTGGGTCGACGTTCTCGAAACCGTCCCCAACGACCTCGAAGCGCCCGCGATGCGCATCGAACCTGTCATTGGCGAGGTGCTGGAAGCTTTGCGCGATTCCGCCGGCGTCAAGCTCGCCCGCATGTCCGGCTCCGGCGCGACGTGCTTTGCGATCTATGGCGCGCCGGCCGAGGCCCATACCGCCGCCGAAAAGATCCGGCGCGATCACCCCGGCTGGTGGGTGCATGCGGGGACGTTGAGCTAG